TCGAGGCTGCCGGCCGCGGCGATCGCGGCGAGCGCCTCGTCGCGCTGCCGCTCGATCACGTCCGGTTTCAGCGCCTCGACCTCGACTGGGTCGTACGACTTGTTGGGTGCCGACATCTCTTCCCGTGCTTCCGTGTGGCTTGGCCCCCGCCGCGCCCCCGGGGGGTTGTCCGGGGACCGAGTCTAAGGGGGTGTGTGCAGGCGTTGCGTACGCGGTGGAGCCCGCGGGACCGGCCGGGGCGGCGGCGCGCTCCGGGCCGGTGAGCCCGGGCGCCGTCCCTGCCCCGGGCGCTCGCGGCCCTGCTCAGGAGAGGAAGGCCGGGGTGCCCGCGGGCAGGATAAATCGGAAGCGCGCGCCCCCGCCCGACGACCGCCCGACGGTGACCGTGCCGCCGTGGGCCTCGACGATGCCCTTGACGATGTAGAGCCCGAGCCCGGTGCCGCCCCGGTCGCTGCCCCGCCAGAAGCGCGTGAAGACCCGCTGCATCGCCTCTTCCGGGATGCCGGGTCCTTCGTCGCTCACGGTGACGGCCATGCCTTCCTGACGGGTCCTGGTGGGCGGTACGCGATCCATCTCGATGGTGACTCTACCGCCGCCGTGGCGCACGGCGTTCTCCAGCAGGTTGCCGAGCACCTGGTCGAGCTTGTCAGGATCGGCCCACAGGCCCGGGAGCGGCTCGGGGATGCGCAGGTCGAACCGGTCGGCCGCGCAGCCGCCGTTGACCATCGTCTCCACGTGCCGGCGCACGGCCTCGTCGAGCCGCACGGGCTGCCTGCGGATCTCAAGGCGTCCGGAGTCGATCCGTGAGACGTCGAGCAGTTCCGTGATCAGGCGGGTGACGCGGTCCGCGTCGCCGTCGACGGTCTGGAGCATCAGCCGCTTCTGCTCGTCGGTGAAGCGGTCCCACTTGTCCAGCATCGTCGCGGTGAACCCCTTCACGGAGGTGAGCGGGGACCGCAGTTCGTGGGCGACCGTCGCGATCAGCTCCGCGTTGCTGCGCTCGGTGCGCCTGCGCGCGTCCGTGCCGCGGAGGGTCACGACCAGGCGCCGCACCGGTCCTCCGGGCCGGGTGCGCACGTAGCGCGCCGCGACCAGCACCTCGCGGCCGCCGGGCAGCAGCAGGTTGCGCTCCGGCTGTCCCGACCGGGTGGCCAGGCCGCCGTAGGGGTCGGTCAGCCGCCACCAGGGGCGGCCGTCGAAGTCCTCAAGGGGCAGCACGCGTTCGACGGGCCGGCCCAGGGCTCCGGCCGCCGCGTGCCCGGTGAGCCGGGCGGCCTCGGCGTTGAAGCAGGTGACCAGGCCGAGCCGGTCGGCGATCACCAGTCCGTCGGGAAGGTCGTCGGGCCGCATGTCGAGCCGGCCGGCACCGCCTGCGGTGTCCATCCCCGTCCACCCCTCTCCCATGGGGCTACCTCCCCGGTCTCCGCGGGCCCCGGGAAGCGTCAGCCTACTAGGGTCCGTCCTGGCCCTTCCGGGCCCCACCGCGCCGCGCGGGGCGGGACGGCCGGGCGCGGGGCCCGGGAGAAGCATGCCTCATCTGTTGAACGCGCAATCACCGGGCGGGCGCCCGGCACCCGCCCGGCGCCCGCTGGGCGCGCGCCGAGGCGTAGAGGCACACGGCCGCCGCGGTGGCGAGGTTGAGGCTCTCGGCCTGGCCGTGGATGGGCACGCGCACCACGGCGTCCGCGAGCGCCCTGGTCGGCTCAGGCAGCCCCCACGCCTCGTTGCCGAAGACCCAGGCGGTGGGCCCGCCCATCGTGCCCGCGTCAAGCTCGGCGTCCAGGTCCCGGTCGCCGGCGCCGTCCGCGGCGAGCACCCGCACCCCCGCCGCGGCGAGTTCGCGCACCGCGTCCGCCACCGGCACCCCGACGGCGACGGGGAGGTGGAAGAGGCTGCCGACCGAGGCGCGGACCGCCTTGGGGTTGTACAGGTCGACGGAGGCGTCGGTGAAGACGACGGCGTCGGCGCCCGCGGCGTCGGCGCAGCGCAGCACCGTGCCGGCGTTGCCCGGGTCGCGCACGTGCGCCAGCACGGCGACCAGCCGGGGCCGGGCGGCCACGATGCCGGCCAGCGGCCGGTCGAGGAAGCGGCATACGCCGACGAGCCCCTGCGGCGTCACGGTCTGCGAGATGCCCGCGACCGCCTCGGGGCTGGCCAGGTGCACCCGGGCGCCGGCGGCCCGCGCCTGGTCGACGAGGGCGGCGTGCCGTTCCGCGGCCTCCGGCGTCGCGAACAGCTCGACCAGCGTGCCGACGCCGTCGGTCCTGTGCGCGACGGCCTCGCCGACGGCCTGCGGCCCCTCGGCGAGGAAACGGCGCTCCTTGCCCCGCAGGCTGCGCCGGCTCAGCCGGCGCGCCGCGGCGACACGCGCCGCGCGCGGGGAGACGGGCTCGGCGGCAGGACCCATGGCAGGCGGCTCACTTCCGGTGCGGGCGTAGGCGGCGGGCGCGCCGGGAGCGACGGCGCGAACGGCACGGTGGAGGCGGCGCGATCCGGGCGGAACGCGGAGCGCGGCGGAGGCGCGGGGGGCGTCCGGGAAGACGAGGACCCGCAGGCACAGCCTGCGGGTCCGGTCGCGCCGGTGGACGGCGGGCGGGGCGCACGGCCCGCCCCTGCCGTCGGCTCAGGCGGCCTTCGGGGCGTTGACGTCGCTGGGAAGGGCCTTCTGGGCCGTCTCCACCAGCACCGCGAACGCGTTCGGGTCGTTGACCGCGAGGTCGGCGAGCATCTTGCGGTCCACCTCGATCTCAGCGGCCTTCAGGCCCTGGATGAACCGGTTGTAGGTGATGCCGTTGGCGCGGGCGGCGGCGTTGATCCGCTGGATCCACAGCTGCCGGAAGTCGCCCTTGCGCTTCTTGCGGTCGTTGTAGTTGTAGACGAGGGAGTGGGTGACCTGCTCCTTCGCCTTGCGGTACAGGCGGGAGCGCTGGCCGCGGTAGCCGCTGGCCTGCTCCAGGATCGCCCGGCGCTTCTTGTGGGCGTTGACTGCCCGCTTGACGCGTGCCACGTGTGTACTCCTTGTAGCGGGGCCGCGGTGTGCTCACG
Above is a genomic segment from Streptomyces marincola containing:
- a CDS encoding sensor histidine kinase gives rise to the protein MDTAGGAGRLDMRPDDLPDGLVIADRLGLVTCFNAEAARLTGHAAAGALGRPVERVLPLEDFDGRPWWRLTDPYGGLATRSGQPERNLLLPGGREVLVAARYVRTRPGGPVRRLVVTLRGTDARRRTERSNAELIATVAHELRSPLTSVKGFTATMLDKWDRFTDEQKRLMLQTVDGDADRVTRLITELLDVSRIDSGRLEIRRQPVRLDEAVRRHVETMVNGGCAADRFDLRIPEPLPGLWADPDKLDQVLGNLLENAVRHGGGRVTIEMDRVPPTRTRQEGMAVTVSDEGPGIPEEAMQRVFTRFWRGSDRGGTGLGLYIVKGIVEAHGGTVTVGRSSGGGARFRFILPAGTPAFLS
- the rplT gene encoding 50S ribosomal protein L20, whose protein sequence is MARVKRAVNAHKKRRAILEQASGYRGQRSRLYRKAKEQVTHSLVYNYNDRKKRKGDFRQLWIQRINAAARANGITYNRFIQGLKAAEIEVDRKMLADLAVNDPNAFAVLVETAQKALPSDVNAPKAA
- a CDS encoding TrmH family RNA methyltransferase — translated: MGPAAEPVSPRAARVAAARRLSRRSLRGKERRFLAEGPQAVGEAVAHRTDGVGTLVELFATPEAAERHAALVDQARAAGARVHLASPEAVAGISQTVTPQGLVGVCRFLDRPLAGIVAARPRLVAVLAHVRDPGNAGTVLRCADAAGADAVVFTDASVDLYNPKAVRASVGSLFHLPVAVGVPVADAVRELAAAGVRVLAADGAGDRDLDAELDAGTMGGPTAWVFGNEAWGLPEPTRALADAVVRVPIHGQAESLNLATAAAVCLYASARAQRAPGGCRAPAR